In Ruminococcaceae bacterium BL-6, a genomic segment contains:
- a CDS encoding Cardiolipin synthetase, translated as MKKLLKQLLSRTFLMVLAILAQVAVLILMILEFSSYFVGFYAVCTLGSLVAVLWIVNSERNPAYKLAWVIPIMLFPIFGGLFFLLFGTNKSNRKIRRSVQISRQNYRSYLKQDPSVLDEIHSLSRDACAQALYLQRYSCCPVCRNSSSVFLPDGEAKFAALKEELQKAEHFIFLEYFIIQDGVMWDTVLSILEKKAKQGVDVRVLYDDMGCLFTLPFRYNRTLEQKGIQCCVFNAFVPFLSTLMNNRDHRKIAVIDGHTAFTGGINLADEYINLYPKHGHWKDASILIRGEAVWNFTVMFLSQWDSVRHITEDFEQYRPHMHHLKPFESDGFVLPYSDNPLDWEAVGENAYLNLINRAERYVFINTPYLILDNEMTTALCNAAKGGIDVRIVTPHIPDKRFVYAVTRANYAALVKSGVKIYEYLPGFNHAKTVVCDDEYAIVGTINFDFRSFYMHFECAAWLYRASSILDIREDFIKTLEVCHQVMLSECRNGKWFERLGSFILRILSPLL; from the coding sequence ATGAAAAAATTACTGAAACAGCTGCTGAGCAGAACTTTTCTGATGGTGCTGGCCATTCTGGCCCAGGTCGCCGTGCTGATCCTGATGATTCTGGAATTCAGCTCTTATTTTGTCGGGTTTTACGCGGTCTGCACCCTGGGCAGCCTGGTGGCGGTGCTCTGGATCGTCAACAGCGAGCGCAACCCGGCCTATAAGCTCGCGTGGGTCATTCCGATCATGCTTTTCCCCATTTTCGGCGGGCTGTTTTTTCTGCTGTTCGGCACCAACAAATCGAACCGGAAAATCCGGCGCAGCGTCCAGATTTCCCGGCAGAACTACCGCAGCTATCTGAAGCAGGACCCATCCGTTCTCGACGAAATTCATTCGCTCAGCCGGGACGCCTGCGCCCAGGCGCTGTACCTTCAGCGGTATTCCTGCTGCCCGGTATGCCGGAACAGCTCGTCGGTGTTCCTGCCGGACGGAGAGGCCAAATTCGCCGCGCTGAAAGAAGAACTGCAGAAAGCAGAGCATTTTATTTTTCTGGAGTATTTCATCATTCAGGACGGCGTGATGTGGGACACAGTCCTGAGCATCCTGGAAAAAAAGGCGAAGCAGGGCGTGGACGTGCGCGTGCTGTACGACGACATGGGCTGCCTGTTCACGCTGCCGTTCCGCTACAACCGCACTCTGGAGCAGAAGGGGATCCAGTGCTGCGTGTTCAACGCGTTCGTCCCGTTCCTCTCCACGCTGATGAACAACCGCGACCACCGGAAAATCGCCGTGATCGACGGGCACACGGCGTTTACCGGCGGAATCAACCTGGCGGATGAATACATCAACCTCTACCCGAAGCACGGCCACTGGAAAGACGCCTCCATCCTCATCCGCGGCGAGGCGGTCTGGAACTTTACCGTGATGTTCCTTTCCCAGTGGGATTCCGTGCGCCACATCACCGAGGATTTCGAGCAGTACCGCCCGCACATGCACCATTTGAAGCCGTTCGAGTCGGACGGCTTTGTGCTGCCGTACAGCGACAATCCGCTGGACTGGGAGGCGGTGGGCGAAAACGCCTATCTGAATCTGATCAACCGCGCGGAACGGTACGTCTTCATCAACACGCCGTACCTGATCCTGGACAACGAAATGACCACCGCGCTGTGCAACGCGGCCAAGGGCGGGATCGACGTGCGCATCGTGACGCCCCACATCCCCGACAAGCGGTTCGTGTACGCCGTCACCCGCGCGAACTATGCGGCGCTGGTGAAAAGCGGCGTAAAAATCTACGAGTATCTGCCCGGCTTCAACCACGCCAAAACCGTGGTGTGCGACGACGAATACGCGATCGTCGGCACGATCAATTTTGATTTCCGAAGCTTTTATATGCACTTTGAATGCGCCGCATGGCTGTACCGCGCAAGCTCCATCCTGGATATCCGGGAGGATTTCATCAAAACGCTCGAGGTGTGCCACCAGGTGATGCTTTCGGAATGCCGGAACGGAAAATGGTTCGAGCGGCTGGGCAGCTTTATTCTGCGCATCCTCTCTCCCCTTTTATAA
- a CDS encoding Fatty acid-binding protein DegV — protein sequence MIEKCRNIAASADVPIPEEKDRLRDYVLMTDATCDLPADVLEKLDVRVIPMEFQIGGTLYHHYPDARELPVQTFYERMQAGETASTSQINGVTYTHYFEPVLQAGQDVLYLAFSSALSGTYQSSLIAAAGLQEKYPESRIVCLDSRCASIGQGLFVLLAAREKERGAAMDEVVRWGNGSHYHIGQWFTVDDLKYLRRGGRISSVAAVAGSALGIKPILHVDSEGALVPAMRMRGRKKSMEALVEKMAETCINPGEQTVLIGHGNSEKDAKKLRHDVKERFHPKEIILCDIGPVIGCHVGPGMLAVSFWASEN from the coding sequence ATGATCGAAAAATGCAGGAATATCGCGGCAAGCGCAGATGTTCCAATCCCGGAGGAGAAAGACCGATTGAGAGATTATGTTCTGATGACCGATGCCACCTGTGACCTTCCCGCGGATGTGCTGGAAAAGCTGGATGTCCGCGTGATCCCGATGGAGTTCCAGATCGGCGGCACGCTGTATCACCATTACCCGGATGCGAGGGAGCTTCCCGTCCAGACGTTTTACGAACGCATGCAGGCGGGCGAAACGGCGTCCACCTCGCAGATCAACGGGGTTACGTATACGCATTATTTTGAACCGGTGCTTCAGGCGGGGCAGGATGTCCTGTACCTCGCCTTTTCCTCCGCCCTGAGCGGAACCTATCAGTCGTCGCTGATCGCGGCGGCCGGCCTTCAGGAGAAATATCCCGAATCGCGCATCGTGTGCCTCGATTCCCGCTGCGCCTCCATCGGTCAGGGCCTGTTCGTCCTGCTGGCGGCGAGGGAAAAAGAGCGGGGCGCGGCGATGGACGAAGTGGTCCGCTGGGGCAACGGCAGCCATTACCACATCGGCCAGTGGTTTACTGTGGACGACCTGAAATACCTGCGGCGCGGCGGCAGGATCTCATCCGTCGCGGCGGTCGCCGGCTCCGCGCTCGGCATCAAGCCCATCCTCCATGTGGACAGCGAGGGCGCCCTTGTCCCTGCCATGAGGATGCGGGGCCGCAAAAAGTCGATGGAGGCCCTGGTGGAAAAAATGGCGGAAACGTGCATCAACCCCGGCGAGCAGACGGTGCTGATCGGCCACGGGAACAGCGAGAAAGATGCGAAAAAGCTGAGGCATGACGTGAAAGAAAGGTTTCACCCGAAAGAAATCATTCTGTGCGATATCGGGCCGGTGATCGGCTGCCATGTGGGGCCGGGCATGCTGGCGGTATCCTTTTGGGCGAGTGAAAACTAA
- the ridA gene encoding aminoacrylate/iminopropionate hydrolase/deaminase (Evidence 2a : Function from experimental evidences in other organisms; PubMedId : 2113912, 12515541, 14729707, 10557275, 10919400, 10368157, 20562306, 23815688; Product type e : enzyme) encodes MNKQEIATRNAPAAIGPYAQAIRAGDTLYTSGQIPIDPATGAIVPGGIKEQGARVFANLKAVLAQAGADFSNVVKVNVFMADLKDFGALNELYASYFEKPYPARSCVQVAGLPKGALVEIELVAAL; translated from the coding sequence ATGAACAAGCAGGAAATCGCAACCAGAAACGCCCCCGCCGCGATCGGGCCTTACGCCCAGGCGATCCGGGCCGGAGACACCCTTTACACCTCCGGGCAGATCCCGATCGACCCCGCGACCGGCGCAATCGTTCCGGGCGGGATCAAAGAGCAGGGAGCCCGCGTGTTCGCCAACCTGAAAGCCGTGCTGGCGCAGGCGGGCGCCGATTTTTCGAACGTCGTCAAGGTCAACGTCTTCATGGCCGACCTGAAGGATTTCGGCGCGCTCAACGAGCTTTACGCGTCCTATTTTGAAAAGCCGTATCCGGCGCGTTCCTGTGTGCAGGTCGCCGGGCTCCCCAAAGGGGCGCTGGTGGAAATCGAGTTGGTCGCAGCCTTGTAA
- the dinB gene encoding DNA polymerase IV, whose product MERTILHCDCNGFFASVECLLHPELKKVPMAVCGNPKERHGIILAKNERAKKYGVQTAETIWQAKRKCPKLVLVPPHHGEYRKYSALVNRIYREYTDQVEPFGIDESWLDVTGSRLLFGDGEYIANEIRERVKAEIGITVSAGVSFNKIFAKLGSDYKKPDATTVISRENFRSLVFPMPVGNLLFAGKSVCRTLSRLSIRTIGDLAQSDRAMISRALGKMGEMLHDYANGLDDSPVRSAYEEREIKSVGNGITFRRDLTGTDDIRLGVLALSDSVAARMRKYGVKCQTVQVTIKNPSLKSITRQKTLEKPTHLARVLSDTAMEIIADSWNPNAPIRMLTITGGNLVPEDQSFEQLSLFAKPDAPDLKKQEYLEQTLDRIREKFGRDSVSRAGILKNDLGIRVSEKTNPSNSKKDGK is encoded by the coding sequence ATGGAACGAACGATTTTGCACTGCGACTGCAACGGATTTTTCGCCTCGGTGGAATGTCTGCTCCATCCGGAACTGAAAAAAGTGCCCATGGCGGTCTGCGGAAACCCGAAAGAGCGCCACGGAATCATTCTGGCCAAAAACGAGCGGGCGAAAAAATATGGCGTCCAGACAGCCGAAACCATCTGGCAGGCCAAACGGAAATGCCCAAAGCTCGTCCTGGTCCCGCCCCACCACGGGGAATACCGGAAATATTCGGCGCTGGTCAACCGCATCTACCGGGAATACACCGACCAGGTGGAGCCGTTCGGCATCGACGAGTCGTGGCTCGACGTGACGGGGAGCCGCCTTCTGTTCGGGGACGGAGAGTACATCGCCAACGAAATCCGCGAACGGGTGAAGGCGGAGATCGGCATCACCGTTTCCGCCGGCGTCTCTTTCAACAAGATCTTCGCGAAGCTGGGCAGCGACTATAAAAAGCCGGATGCGACGACCGTCATCAGCAGGGAAAATTTCCGCTCCCTCGTTTTCCCGATGCCCGTCGGGAACCTGCTGTTCGCGGGAAAATCCGTGTGCCGGACCCTTTCGCGTCTTTCGATCCGCACCATCGGCGACCTTGCGCAGAGCGACCGGGCCATGATCTCCCGCGCCCTCGGCAAAATGGGCGAAATGCTGCACGACTACGCGAACGGGCTGGACGACAGCCCTGTGCGCTCCGCCTATGAGGAACGGGAAATCAAGTCCGTCGGGAACGGCATCACCTTTCGGCGCGACCTGACCGGGACGGACGACATCCGCCTGGGCGTGCTCGCGCTTTCGGACAGCGTCGCCGCGCGGATGCGGAAATACGGCGTCAAATGCCAGACCGTTCAGGTGACGATCAAAAACCCCAGCCTGAAATCCATCACGCGTCAGAAAACGCTGGAAAAGCCGACCCATCTCGCGCGCGTGCTGAGCGATACCGCGATGGAGATCATCGCGGATTCCTGGAATCCGAACGCGCCGATCCGCATGCTGACGATCACCGGGGGAAACCTGGTGCCGGAGGATCAATCGTTCGAGCAGCTCTCGCTGTTCGCAAAGCCGGATGCGCCGGACCTGAAAAAGCAGGAGTATCTGGAGCAGACGCTGGACCGGATCCGGGAGAAATTCGGCAGGGATTCCGTTTCCCGGGCCGGAATTTTAAAGAACGACCTCGGCATCCGGGTATCCGAAAAGACAAACCCCTCCAACAGTAAAAAGGACGGAAAATAG
- the hypE gene encoding carbamoyl phosphate phosphatase, hydrogenase 3 maturation protein (Evidence 2a : Function from experimental evidences in other organisms; PubMedId : 1849603, 9485446; Product type e : enzyme), with amino-acid sequence MKITMAHGSGGKATSELISNLFAKNFGNSVLLRMEDSAIVPGAEKIAVTTDSFVVTPLFFQGGDIGRLAVCGTVNDLAVSGAVPKYLTCGFILEEGADTEELDRIAASMAETAKEAGVMIVAGDTKVIEGKGGVYINTAGVGFLPEGVSYSAAACRPGDAVLLSGNLGDHHAAILSGRMGIENAIQSDCAPLNGMMEALKKSGARVRTVRDVTRGGLATILNEFAAASRCCIELSEDAIPVSEQVRGFCGILGLDPLYMGNEGKLAAVVAKEDAEKALSAIRSDRYGENAAVIGTVTEEKRAAVLLKTPIGGTRIVTELYGEGLPRIC; translated from the coding sequence ATGAAAATAACCATGGCACACGGAAGCGGAGGAAAGGCCACCTCCGAGCTGATTTCCAATCTTTTCGCCAAAAACTTCGGCAACTCCGTCCTTCTGCGCATGGAGGATTCGGCAATCGTCCCGGGCGCGGAAAAAATCGCCGTCACGACGGACAGCTTTGTCGTCACCCCCTTGTTTTTTCAAGGCGGGGACATCGGCCGCCTGGCGGTGTGCGGAACGGTAAACGACCTGGCGGTCAGCGGAGCCGTGCCGAAATACCTCACGTGCGGATTTATTCTGGAGGAGGGCGCCGACACCGAAGAGCTGGACCGCATCGCCGCCTCGATGGCCGAGACCGCGAAGGAAGCCGGGGTGATGATCGTCGCGGGCGACACCAAGGTGATCGAGGGCAAGGGCGGCGTCTATATCAACACCGCCGGCGTCGGCTTCCTCCCGGAGGGGGTCTCTTACAGCGCCGCCGCGTGCAGGCCGGGCGACGCGGTGCTGCTCTCGGGAAATCTGGGCGACCACCACGCCGCGATTCTGAGCGGGCGCATGGGGATCGAAAACGCGATCCAAAGCGACTGCGCCCCGCTGAACGGAATGATGGAAGCCCTGAAAAAAAGCGGCGCGCGCGTCCGGACGGTACGCGACGTGACGCGCGGCGGCCTTGCGACGATCCTGAACGAGTTTGCGGCGGCTTCCCGCTGCTGCATCGAGCTTTCCGAGGACGCCATTCCGGTCTCGGAGCAGGTGCGCGGCTTCTGCGGAATCCTCGGCCTCGACCCGCTCTATATGGGTAACGAGGGGAAGCTCGCGGCCGTCGTGGCGAAGGAGGACGCCGAAAAGGCGCTTTCGGCCATCCGATCCGACCGATACGGCGAAAACGCCGCAGTCATCGGCACAGTCACCGAAGAAAAGCGGGCGGCCGTCCTGCTGAAAACGCCGATCGGCGGTACCAGGATCGTCACGGAACTGTACGGCGAGGGCCTCCCCCGAATCTGCTGA
- a CDS encoding Radical SAM protein: MTITYVVQADHLYVNLTNRCPNACKFCVRSHNSRKPGEVDLWLEREPTKEEVLEHLKGKDLDSYRELVFCGYGEPTCRFDDLVWLCGEIRKISCVNIRLNTNGLSDLINGRPTAPELDGLLDAVSISLNASTPEKYNALCHSKFGLQALPAILKFTKMVGLYVPKVYMTVVDNMPKEELQACEKLCNSTGATFRVRKYLEHQSYSAG, from the coding sequence TTGACTATCACTTATGTTGTGCAGGCAGACCACCTTTATGTCAACCTTACCAATCGCTGTCCCAACGCCTGCAAATTCTGCGTGCGCAGCCACAACAGCCGCAAACCCGGGGAAGTGGATTTGTGGCTGGAACGCGAGCCGACCAAAGAGGAGGTTCTGGAACACCTGAAGGGGAAAGATCTGGACAGCTACCGCGAGCTGGTTTTCTGTGGCTACGGGGAACCGACCTGCCGGTTCGACGACCTTGTGTGGCTTTGCGGCGAGATCCGGAAAATCAGCTGCGTCAACATCCGGCTCAATACCAACGGCCTTTCCGACCTGATCAACGGCCGCCCCACGGCCCCGGAGCTCGACGGCCTTCTGGACGCGGTTTCCATCAGCCTGAACGCATCCACGCCGGAAAAGTACAACGCGCTCTGCCATTCCAAATTCGGGCTTCAGGCGCTGCCCGCCATTCTGAAATTCACCAAGATGGTCGGCCTTTATGTGCCGAAGGTGTACATGACGGTGGTGGACAATATGCCGAAGGAGGAGCTTCAGGCGTGTGAAAAGCTCTGCAATTCCACGGGGGCGACCTTCCGGGTCCGCAAATACCTGGAGCATCAGAGCTATTCGGCCGGCTGA
- the ldh gene encoding L-lactate dehydrogenase (Evidence 2a : Function from experimental evidences in other organisms; PubMedId : 10809684, 16207915, 19383131; Product type e : enzyme): MPNDNRKIVLVGTGFVGMSFAYALLNQNACDELVLIDLDTRRAEGEAMDLNHGLAFSGSHMKIHAGSYRDCKDADIVAICAGVAQKPGESRIDLLQRNTAVFRSIIGPVTDSGFRGIFLIATNPVDIMAHVTQRLSGFDHRRVIGTGTALDTARLRYMLGSYFGVDPRNVHAYVMGEHGDSEFVPWSQALIATKPILTICKESGDRYCLGHLKSISEEVKNAAQKIIAAKKATYYGIGMAMVRIAKAILGNESSVLTVSMLLQGEYGQTDVYAGVPCVVGRDGVSGILTLSLTEKELDQLKLSCDLLKKSFSGIQFS; this comes from the coding sequence ATGCCGAATGATAATCGTAAAATCGTTCTGGTGGGAACCGGATTCGTGGGCATGAGCTTTGCCTATGCGCTTCTGAACCAGAATGCGTGCGACGAGCTGGTGCTGATCGACCTGGACACGCGCCGCGCCGAGGGCGAAGCGATGGACCTGAACCACGGGCTGGCGTTTTCCGGCTCGCATATGAAAATCCACGCCGGGTCTTACCGCGACTGCAAAGACGCGGACATCGTCGCGATCTGCGCCGGGGTCGCGCAGAAGCCCGGCGAAAGCCGCATCGACCTTCTTCAGCGCAACACCGCCGTGTTCCGCTCCATCATCGGCCCGGTCACGGATTCGGGGTTCCGGGGGATTTTCCTGATTGCGACCAACCCGGTCGACATTATGGCGCACGTGACCCAGCGGCTTTCCGGCTTCGACCACCGCCGCGTCATCGGCACCGGCACCGCGCTGGACACCGCGCGCCTGCGCTATATGCTGGGCAGCTATTTCGGCGTCGACCCCCGCAACGTGCACGCCTATGTGATGGGCGAGCACGGGGACAGCGAATTCGTGCCGTGGTCTCAGGCGCTGATCGCGACAAAGCCGATCCTGACCATCTGTAAGGAATCGGGCGACCGGTACTGCCTCGGCCACCTGAAATCCATCAGCGAAGAGGTCAAAAACGCCGCCCAGAAGATCATCGCGGCCAAAAAGGCGACCTATTACGGCATCGGCATGGCGATGGTGCGCATCGCAAAGGCGATTCTGGGCAACGAAAGCAGCGTCCTTACGGTTTCCATGCTGCTGCAGGGTGAATACGGGCAGACGGACGTCTACGCCGGGGTGCCCTGCGTCGTGGGGCGGGACGGCGTTTCCGGCATCCTCACCCTTTCCCTGACAGAAAAAGAGCTTGATCAGCTCAAGCTCTCCTGCGATCTGCTGAAGAAGTCCTTCAGCGGGATTCAGTTTTCCTGA
- a CDS encoding Uracil-DNA glycosylase, with protein MSAAYSYDGTYGGLLCCLSETYEKKEMPEEVLSPEDTQTTLYPVREIATDPEKAARADAAIAEKISPAARELARLGLLTCLAQKELWILRFLRLGFHYGGDAVFMLANRTVLTLNKAVQNLKNESHQYEGFVRFSVFGGALTSVIEPKNRVLPLLAPHFCDRYANEAFLIYDRTHGMALVYQAGRREIIPLDDLILPEPDEKELEYRRLWRTMYRTIAIRERNNPKCRRTHMPKRYWKYLTEFQSDDFPRRRSGENSPVRKTAGNALQLPLGRGKMEGH; from the coding sequence ATGAGCGCCGCCTATTCGTACGACGGCACATACGGCGGCCTTCTCTGCTGCCTTTCCGAGACGTATGAAAAGAAGGAGATGCCGGAGGAAGTGCTTTCCCCGGAAGACACGCAGACGACCCTTTACCCCGTCCGCGAAATCGCGACCGATCCCGAGAAGGCGGCGCGCGCGGATGCGGCAATCGCGGAAAAGATTTCCCCCGCCGCCCGGGAGCTGGCCCGGCTCGGCCTTCTGACCTGCCTTGCCCAGAAGGAGCTTTGGATCCTCCGTTTTCTGCGTCTGGGTTTTCATTACGGCGGGGACGCGGTTTTTATGCTGGCGAACCGCACCGTGCTCACCCTGAATAAGGCGGTACAGAATCTGAAAAATGAAAGCCACCAGTACGAGGGCTTTGTCCGCTTTTCGGTCTTTGGCGGCGCGCTGACGTCGGTGATCGAGCCGAAAAACCGGGTCCTGCCGCTTCTGGCCCCGCATTTCTGCGACCGCTACGCGAACGAGGCGTTTCTGATTTACGACCGCACCCACGGCATGGCGCTGGTGTATCAGGCGGGCCGACGCGAGATCATCCCGCTCGACGACCTGATCCTGCCCGAGCCGGATGAAAAAGAGCTCGAATACCGCCGCCTGTGGCGGACGATGTACCGCACGATCGCGATCCGGGAGCGGAACAACCCCAAGTGCAGGCGCACCCATATGCCGAAACGCTACTGGAAGTACCTGACGGAATTTCAGTCCGACGATTTTCCGCGCCGCAGATCCGGGGAAAACAGTCCGGTGCGCAAAACCGCGGGAAACGCCTTGCAATTGCCCCTGGGGCGGGGTAAAATGGAAGGACACTGA
- a CDS encoding Putative DNA modification/repair radical SAM protein (Evidence 3 : Putative function from multiple computational evidences), translating to MDVLEKLKILTDAAKYDAACTSSGVSRGGAKSGMGNACPAGVCHSFAADGRCISLLKVLMTNCCAYDCKFCVNRRSNDVPRAAFTPRELADLTMNFYRRNYIEGLFLSSGILGTPDNTCERMIETLRILREEYRFRGYIHAKAIPGADGVLISALGALADRMSVNIELPSQKSLSLLAPQKSKGAILGPMGYITEKIKQNSTEIVKYRHAPRFAPAGQSTQMIVGATPDTDYRILRLTEGLYRRYGLKRIFFSAYIPVSDDPMLPSRGTRPPLLREHRLYQADWLLRFYGFQAEELLDEEHQSFHPLIDPKCNWAVNHMERFPVDVNRAPYETLLRVPGVGVKSARRIVSARRFSSLRREDLKKLGVVLKRAQFFIRCAGREERLPGLTRETALRALVSDSCRSLLPPGGEQLSLFDGAPAGEEARRWLEAPR from the coding sequence ATGGATGTTCTGGAAAAGCTGAAAATTCTGACCGACGCCGCGAAATACGACGCCGCGTGCACCTCCAGCGGGGTTTCCCGCGGCGGCGCGAAGAGCGGCATGGGGAACGCCTGCCCCGCGGGGGTCTGCCACAGCTTTGCGGCGGACGGGCGGTGCATCTCCCTTTTGAAGGTGCTGATGACGAACTGCTGCGCCTACGACTGCAAATTCTGCGTCAACCGCCGCTCGAACGACGTCCCGCGCGCCGCGTTCACCCCGCGGGAGCTGGCCGACCTGACGATGAACTTTTACCGCCGCAATTATATCGAGGGGCTTTTCCTCAGCTCGGGGATTCTCGGCACGCCGGACAACACCTGCGAGCGGATGATCGAGACGCTCCGTATTTTGCGGGAGGAATACCGGTTTCGCGGATACATCCACGCCAAGGCGATCCCCGGCGCGGACGGCGTGCTGATTTCGGCGCTCGGGGCCCTGGCGGACCGCATGAGCGTCAACATCGAGCTTCCGTCGCAGAAAAGCCTGTCGCTGCTCGCGCCGCAAAAGTCGAAGGGCGCGATCCTCGGGCCGATGGGGTACATTACCGAAAAAATCAAACAGAATTCCACCGAGATTGTCAAATACCGCCACGCGCCCCGGTTCGCCCCCGCGGGGCAGAGCACCCAGATGATCGTGGGCGCGACGCCCGATACGGATTACCGCATCCTGCGCCTGACGGAAGGCCTTTACCGCCGGTACGGGCTGAAGCGCATTTTTTTTTCGGCTTACATTCCGGTTTCCGACGACCCCATGCTGCCTTCGCGGGGCACGCGGCCGCCGCTCCTGCGCGAGCACCGGCTGTATCAGGCGGACTGGCTGCTTCGCTTTTACGGCTTTCAGGCGGAAGAGCTTCTGGATGAAGAGCACCAGAGCTTCCACCCGCTGATCGACCCGAAATGCAACTGGGCCGTGAACCACATGGAGCGGTTCCCGGTGGATGTGAACCGGGCCCCGTACGAGACGCTGCTCCGCGTGCCGGGGGTCGGCGTCAAAAGCGCCCGCCGGATCGTCTCCGCGCGCCGGTTCTCATCCCTGCGGCGGGAGGACCTGAAAAAGCTGGGCGTCGTGCTCAAACGCGCGCAGTTTTTCATCCGGTGCGCCGGAAGGGAGGAGCGCCTGCCCGGCCTGACGAGGGAGACCGCGCTCCGGGCGTTGGTCTCCGATTCGTGCCGTTCCCTGCTGCCGCCGGGCGGCGAGCAGCTTTCGCTGTTCGACGGCGCGCCCGCCGGGGAGGAGGCGCGCCGGTGGCTGGAGGCGCCCCGATGA
- the ycsG gene encoding Uncharacterized membrane protein YcsG has protein sequence MNLRKTGSAGQTEKSALVGAAFLTGASSIGPGFLVQTSLFTAQFGASMGAVVLCTILLDIAVKSNVWRVIGAAGIRGQDIANRLLPGLGHAVAVLVALGGLLFSVGNVGGAALGLNALAGLPLWAGYLVSSLLAILIFLSKNARAGIDAASKILSILVLAVLLVVAFLAKPPMGRVAEKLFLPDRPAELLFPMITLLGGASGGYISYSGAHRLIDSGFFGQENLGRIQKSVLLSSAITGLSRILIFLVAFGVCSGGGAAAAAISGAENPAGEAFRRAAGEFGYRMFGVALFSAGITTIIGSSYTSVSFLKTLHPVIEEQEKWFISGFIALSAAMMALLGNASSLLVAAGSVNGLILPVTMGVIFAASHSRRIVGETYRHPPALTAAGILVLLLTGYVGIRALPGLAAIFTY, from the coding sequence ATGAATCTGCGAAAAACCGGCTCCGCCGGTCAAACGGAAAAATCGGCTCTGGTGGGCGCCGCGTTTCTGACCGGCGCCTCTTCCATCGGGCCGGGCTTTCTGGTGCAGACGTCCCTGTTCACCGCGCAGTTCGGGGCGTCGATGGGGGCCGTCGTGCTCTGCACCATCCTGCTGGATATCGCGGTCAAAAGCAACGTCTGGCGCGTCATCGGCGCAGCCGGAATCCGCGGGCAGGATATCGCGAACCGGCTTCTTCCGGGGTTGGGCCATGCGGTAGCCGTTCTGGTCGCGCTGGGCGGCCTGCTGTTCAGCGTCGGAAACGTCGGCGGCGCGGCTTTGGGGTTAAACGCCCTGGCCGGGCTGCCCCTGTGGGCGGGTTATCTTGTCTCGAGCCTGCTCGCGATCCTGATCTTTCTGTCGAAAAACGCGAGGGCCGGGATCGACGCGGCTTCCAAAATTCTGAGCATTCTGGTGCTGGCGGTCCTCCTTGTGGTGGCGTTCCTCGCGAAGCCGCCGATGGGCCGGGTGGCGGAAAAGCTGTTTCTGCCCGACCGGCCGGCGGAGCTCCTGTTCCCCATGATCACGCTGCTCGGCGGCGCTTCGGGCGGGTACATTTCCTATTCCGGCGCGCACCGCCTGATCGATTCCGGTTTTTTCGGGCAGGAAAATCTCGGGCGAATCCAGAAAAGCGTGCTGCTCTCATCCGCCATCACGGGCCTGTCCCGCATCCTGATCTTCCTCGTCGCGTTCGGGGTGTGCTCCGGGGGCGGGGCGGCGGCCGCGGCGATCTCCGGCGCGGAAAACCCGGCCGGGGAGGCCTTCCGCCGGGCGGCGGGGGAATTCGGGTACCGGATGTTCGGGGTCGCGCTTTTTTCCGCCGGCATTACCACGATCATCGGCTCGTCCTACACGTCGGTGTCGTTTCTGAAAACGCTGCACCCGGTTATCGAAGAACAGGAAAAGTGGTTCATTTCCGGGTTTATCGCGCTGTCGGCGGCAATGATGGCCCTGCTTGGCAACGCGTCTTCCCTTCTGGTCGCCGCAGGCTCGGTGAACGGTTTGATCCTGCCGGTCACCATGGGGGTGATCTTCGCCGCGTCGCACAGCAGGCGGATCGTGGGGGAGACCTACCGCCACCCGCCGGCGCTGACGGCGGCGGGGATCCTTGTGCTGCTGCTCACCGGCTATGTCGGAATCCGGGCGCTGCCCGGGCTTGCCGCGATTTTTACATATTAG